A single genomic interval of Armigeres subalbatus isolate Guangzhou_Male chromosome 1, GZ_Asu_2, whole genome shotgun sequence harbors:
- the LOC134214930 gene encoding cathepsin B-like has product MFRIILILALSIAIRAAVPPTNITASPFAWILDVAGVPLDKLKETRLHPAINVFSEDIILPDRFDARERWPECGSLKEIRTQGCCGSCAYVSGASAMTDRWCIHSKGQQHFVFGAFDLLSCCYACGGGCTGGGIPGPIWTYWVKQGVSSGGPFNSDEGCHPYPMPPVCPSKEDHPDEPNCSRQCHQGYNVTDCTMDRRFGRVAYSVPADERKIMEEIFVNGPVQAVFQWYADIVNYSGGVYRHKTGHLKGGHAIKLIGWGVEDGTKYWLVANSWGKVWGDNGFFKIVRGENHCGIEENVHAGLPSFVQYN; this is encoded by the coding sequence ATGTTTCGAATCATTTTAATCTTAGCGCTGAGCATTGCAATCCGCGCAGCAGTTCCTCCGACCAACATCACAGCCTCCCCCTTTGCATGGATTCTGGACGTTGCCGGGGTTCCACTGGACAAACTGAAGGAAACGCGTCTCCATCCGGCGATCAATGTTTTCAGCGAAGACATCATCCTTCCGGATAGATTCGACGCGCGGGAAAGGTGGCCTGAGTGCGGCAGCTTGAAAGAGATCCGCACTCAAGGATGCTGTGGTTCGTGCGCGTACGTCTCGGGGGCGTCGGCCATGACCGATCGGTGGTGCATCCATTCCAAGGGCCAGCAGCACTTCGTGTTCGGGGCGTTCGATTTGCTGTCCTGTTGTTATGCTTGCGGAGGTGGCTGCACTGGCGGTGGCATTCCCGGACCAATTTGGACCTACTGGGTGAAGCAGGGCGTTTCGAGTGGCGGACCGTTCAATTCCGACGAGGGTTGCCATCCGTATCCGATGCCACCGGTTTGTCCGTCCAAGGAAGACCATCCGGATGAGCCAAACTGCTCTCGGCAGTGCCATCAGGGTTACAATGTAACCGATTGTACGATGGATCGTCGGTTCGGTCGGGTGGCGTACTCAGTGCCGGCTGATGAGCGGAAGATTATGGAGGAGATTTTCGTGAACGGACCGGTACAGGCGGTGTTCCAGTGGTATGCCGATATTGTGAACTATTCCGGAGGAGTTTACAGACATAAGACGGGACATTTGAAGGGAGGACATGCGATCAAGCTGATCGGATGGGGAGTGGAAGATGGCACCAAATATTGGCTGGTAGCAAACTCATGGGGCAAGGTTTGGGGAGACAACGGCTTCTTCAAGATTGTGCGGGGTGAGAATCATtgtggaattgaagaaaatgtaCATGCAGGGCTGCCAAGTTTTGTGCAATATAATTAA